The Planococcus liqunii genome includes a region encoding these proteins:
- a CDS encoding CCA tRNA nucleotidyltransferase, which produces MKTALKVVETLEKGGFEAYIVGGAVRDLLLGKTPHDIDVATNAAPKQVKSFFSRTIDTGIAHGTVLVMLDGEGTEVTTFRTEGTYSDKRRPDTVKFVQSLEEDLKRRDFTINAMALDKTQAIIDPFGGRADLEKRLIRAVGNPEERFQEDALRMLRAVRFSGQLDFQIDRETLLSIQKESEGIRSIAVERLKNELDKIMVQGHTARSMSYLKESGLTRHLPAGPLFETDWSFYEATGQPAGGWAYMLYRGNAGFKAIQAYKFSNEERKLIEQVLIAAGLEQWDDWTYYIFSAEQLEIAAMLSGKKADIAGRKAALPIQTKSDLAVNGANLMEWSGKKQGPWLKKWIEALEQNIVYGKLENDKESIKDWFINEYHSDA; this is translated from the coding sequence ATGAAGACGGCTTTAAAAGTAGTGGAAACGCTTGAAAAAGGCGGGTTTGAAGCGTATATCGTCGGGGGGGCAGTGCGCGATTTGCTGCTTGGAAAAACGCCTCATGATATCGATGTAGCAACAAATGCTGCTCCGAAGCAAGTGAAAAGCTTTTTCTCCCGTACCATCGATACCGGAATTGCCCACGGCACCGTGCTGGTGATGCTGGACGGCGAAGGAACTGAAGTCACTACGTTCCGTACGGAAGGCACTTATTCCGATAAGCGCCGGCCCGACACGGTGAAATTTGTGCAGTCGCTTGAAGAAGATTTGAAACGGCGCGATTTCACTATTAATGCGATGGCATTGGATAAAACACAGGCGATTATCGACCCGTTTGGCGGAAGAGCCGACCTTGAAAAACGTTTGATTCGGGCTGTCGGAAATCCGGAGGAGCGATTTCAGGAAGATGCCTTGCGCATGCTACGGGCCGTCCGTTTTTCGGGCCAGCTGGACTTTCAAATAGACCGGGAGACTTTGCTGTCCATCCAAAAGGAATCAGAAGGAATCCGTTCCATTGCCGTGGAGCGGCTGAAAAACGAACTCGATAAAATCATGGTTCAAGGCCATACCGCCCGCAGCATGAGCTATTTAAAAGAGTCAGGGTTGACCAGGCATTTGCCGGCGGGTCCGTTATTTGAAACGGACTGGTCGTTTTACGAGGCCACTGGACAGCCTGCCGGCGGCTGGGCGTATATGCTCTACCGGGGAAATGCGGGATTTAAAGCTATTCAGGCTTATAAGTTTTCCAATGAAGAACGGAAACTCATTGAACAGGTGCTGATAGCTGCCGGCTTGGAACAATGGGACGACTGGACCTATTACATCTTTTCTGCTGAACAGCTGGAAATTGCAGCCATGCTTTCAGGAAAGAAAGCCGATATTGCCGGCCGGAAGGCGGCGCTCCCCATCCAGACAAAATCGGACCTCGCCGTAAACGGGGCTAATTTGATGGAGTGGAGCGGCAAAAAACAAGGGCCCTGGCTCAAGAAGTGGATTGAAGCCTTGGAACAAAACATTGTGTACGGTAAGCTGGAAAATGACAAAGAAAGTATAAAGGACTGGTTTATCAATGAATATCACAGTGACGCGTAA